A stretch of Miscanthus floridulus cultivar M001 chromosome 13, ASM1932011v1, whole genome shotgun sequence DNA encodes these proteins:
- the LOC136499541 gene encoding uncharacterized protein — translation MAETDAARQAREERARKAEADRVAALDAYEAKYAAIQAAAIAVLNIKVLVPLVLDRATGNYNRWRSMFLVVLGKYAIKDHVHSDVVNADRPAWVQMNCTVLTWIYCTIHADLQQSTMNCKPNARGAWIYLENEFLGQRESRALLLSSEFHTAKQGSTSITDFCRCLETMAATLSDFDDSIGDRTLVLTLLRGLNGKFRPMVSNLKMQQPFPTFEEACTLLLLEEIDIDDVAASEAAGASDPPPSFSTTALVTAPRPPAGRSYADQGQVSHAGHGQGSQSQGSQGGHAGQGGSQRTGRHHGGRGRNQQQQVSNTRGGYRFPAPFYNPWMGTMQL, via the coding sequence ATGGCGGAAACAGATGCCGCACGTCAGGCTCGCGAGGAGCGCGCCCGCAAGGCCGAGGCCGACCGTGTTGCGGCCCTCGATGCGTACGAAGCCAAGTACGCCGCCATCCaagccgccgccatcgccgtccTCAACATCAAGGTTCTCGTGCCCCTGGTCTTGGATCGCGCCACCGGCAACTATAACCGGTGGCGGTCCATGTTCCTCGTTGTCCTGGGCAAGTATGCTATAAAGGACCACGTCCACTCCGACGTCGTCAACGCCGATCGACCGGCATGGGTGCAGATGAACTGCACCGTGCTCACTTGGATCTACTGCACCATCCACGCCGACCTCCAGCAGTCGACGATGAACTGCAAGCCGAACGCGCGCGGCGCGTGGATCTACCTCGAGAACGAGTTCCTCGGCCAACGCGAATCACGCGCCCTACTGCTCTCGTCGGAGTTCCACACGGCAAAACAGGGGTCGACCTCCATCACCGACTTCTGTCGCTGTCTTGAAACGATGGCAGCAACCCTCAGCGACTTCGACGATTCGATCGGGGATCGGACTTTGGTCCTGACTCTTCTTCGTGGACTCAATGGCAAGTTCCGGCCAATGGTTTCCAACCTCAAGATGCAGCAACCCTTCCCCACCTTTGAGGAGGCTTGCACGCTCCTCCTGCTCGAGGAGATTGACATCGATGACGTTGCTGCAAGCGAAGCCGCCGGGGCATCGGACCCGCCACCATCCTTCTCGACAACTGCACTCGTCACTGCCCCACGCCCTCCTGCTGGGCGCTCCTACGCAGACCAGGGCCAGGTCAGCCATGCCGGCCACGGCCAGGGCAGCCAGAGCCAAGGCAGCCAGGGCGGCCACGCTGGCCAGGGCGGCTCACAGCGCACTGGCCGTCACCACGGTGGCCGCGGCCGtaaccagcagcagcaggtctCCAACACTAGGGGCGGCTATCGCTTCCCGGCACCGTTCTACAACCCATGGATGGGCACCATGCAGCTCTAG